AAGTTCATCCGGTCCATCCCGTACTCATTGCCGAAGTTCGCCTTCTCGGTCGGCGAGAGCATGCCGAGTTTCTTGAAGCCTTCGTCAACCTGCTGCATGAATCCGGAGAAACTGAAGTCCTTCCCCTGGAAGCCGAATGACTGCCTGCTCAGGCCCGATGAGCCGTCTCCAACGTCGAGCATCTGGAGGGAAACCTTGCCCGAACTCAGATCGAGATTGCCCGCGATGTTCCTTCGCTCGATGCCTGTCTCGCGAGCCGCGTGCTCCATGTCCTCCTTGGTCAGGTTCTTCTCGGTCGCACTCGGGTCGAACTCGCGCCGGATGCGCAGGGCGATACCTCTCAGGTCATCCGCGCTCAGGCTGCCGAGCCGCTTGAAACCCTCGTCCACCGAGGTCTGCGACGCCGCAAGCGAGAACCCCTTGCCCGCGAAGGAGAGCGACTGCATGGAGAGCTTCCCGCTCCGATCCGAGACCTCGCTCCATGCGAGGCCGTTCCACGAAGCGTCCTTGCCCATCCCGGCGCCCGGAGCGAGGCTGAGCTGGTAGCTCGACCGCTTCATGCCCTTCTCCTTCGCCCACTGGTCGCGCTCCGGTTCGGCAAGGCCGCCGAACCGGGCGAATCCCGCGTCAATCTCCTGGAGTTTCGCGCTCAGCCTGATGTGGTCGTTGCCGATGTTCAGCGACTGCCTTGTGATGTTGCCGCCCTTGTCCTCGATGGTGCTGAATCCGAGGCCGGTTGTCGCGCCGCCGCCGAGATCCAGGCTCGCGTTGATGCCGAGGCGCGTGATCCCCTTCTCCTTCTCGAGCCTGTTGAGCACGTCGGCCGCCGCGGCGCCCTGTTCGCGAAGGGAAGCGAATCCCGAGAAATGCTCGCCGACATCCTGGTATTCCGTCGTGACCGACAGCTTGCCGAAAGAGAGGTTGGAGCTGTGCAGGAGCATGTCGCCGGATTTCGGTTTCTGGGCCGGGGATGCCTGGCGGTTCTGAAGCGCCTGAAGCGATACGCGGCCCGAGTCTTTCGCCGAGGAAGTGTAGTACATGTTCGTCATGCTCGACTTCGCGCCGAGCGTTGTGGTCAGGTTCGCGCCGAACGTGAGCATGTCCCAACGGGAGTCCTGCCCTGCCGCCTGCCCGCTTCGGTAGGCGTAGGTGACGCCGAGAGAGGTGTTCTGGCCGAGATTCAGGGCGATCATCGGACCGCCAAGGATCTTGCGCTCGCCTGCCTTGCCCGGTACGTAGCGATATACGACCCGCACCATCTGGCTCGGCTTCACCGGATCGAGGAACATCAGCGTGCCGTTGACGTTGTCCAGGTAGTAGTCGCGGTTGCGCAGTTTGGAACTGCCGTCCACGGTTACTGTCTCGCTGTTCGGGACGACGTTCGGGTAGCTGAGCACGTAACCGGCGCGCGTGCCGTTGCCGACTATGGCGTCGTTTGCGTTGACTCCGCGCTCCTTGGAGAGGGCCTCTACCGCCGCCTTCTGGTCGGCGTTCATGGCCTCGGTGTAAGACGGCCGAAAACTCACCAGCGCGTCAGCACTGCTGAGTTGAGTCCATCCGTATCCCGCCGAGCAGATCGTCAGAAACGCCGATAAGCCGACGGTCCATATTGACTTGCTTGCCTTCAAGAGATATCACCTCGCTCCCGCAACCCCGGAACCGGGGCATGGTCGCGATGGGTCTCAGCGAAAGCTCAGTCTAGAACCGCAGACTTACCAGTCCGACCGAGTGTTTCCTGCCCTCTATGCGATCTTCACCTACATTGACTCTGCCGGAGCGCTTCGACGCTAGCCTTGACCGTAGCTGGTCGATCGCCCCCGAGTCATCGAGAACGACTGCCGACTCCGCCGCCTTCTCATCCGAAGGCTTCGCGGACAGCGAGGCCTCGGCCCCTGATTCCGCGCGGGCGACGGTGACGGTCTTAGGTTCGTCCGTCGTCTCGGACGGCGCCGCCGGCTCGTCTTCATCCGGGGTTTCGAGCTTCGGCTCTTCAACTACCGGAATGCCGCCGGCATCGGAGTTCACCACTGCGCTCCGATCGGCAGTCCGGCCGGTCGAGGTTCGTGCCGCGTCGGACGGCCGTCCGGCAGATCTGGCCAGCGTCCTATCGGACCCGGCGAACCTCCTGGCGACAACCGGGGCGGACGAGGATGAGCGCTCTTCGACGGTGACTTCCGGCGCCGCCGGAATCGCCTTCTCGACATGTCCCGTCGGGCTCTTGACGGCGACCGGGGTCTGCACTTGGACGTTGTTCGAGAGCAGGACGCCCATCAGCACGATGGCGGCGGCAACCGGTGCGGTCGCCCACCTTGCCGACGTGGGGATCTGGTCGAAGGCTCTCTGGATCCTGGCGAGGAAGCCGGTCCGGTTCACCGTGGCAGCCTCGATCTGCGCCAGCAGGAACGCGGGCGGCTCGACTTCGGGGGTGGTCCGAAGCATTCCGGTCATGGCCTGGAGCGCTTTCCACTCCGAGGCGCAGGAGTCGCACTCGCTCAGATGCCGTTCGATCATCTCTGCATCCGAGGCCTGCGCTTCTCCGTCGCCGTATGCGGACAACAGCGACAACACTTTCTGACAGCTCATTTCCGTAACCTCCTGTTGGAATTGGACTTACACTACTTCAAACAACCGGGAGGCGCGGATGTTACACCTATTTCTTTTCGGGAGAGGAATTCGATAGAAACCGAGCTTCGCGGCGAAACCGATCGCAAGCGCGAAGGAATAACGCTTCCCGGTCACAAACACTTATCCCGGTAATCACCAATTCGATTTCGAGAGGACCAGCTATGGATTTTGCGAAACGTCTGGACAATCTGTACTCCGACTTCAGCCAACTCGAACGCGGAGTGCCGCACTTAATGAATCGCCTCCGCGCGGAGATGGACTTCGCCGCGAAGTTCGCCGACCTCTTCCCGGACAAGAAGGACAAATGGCGGAAGTTGATCATCAAGGCAGGCGAGTACGTCAAGGACGTGCTCGATCGGGCCGGAGCGGTTGACTTCGAGAACCTGGTCTGCGAGGCCGAGAAGATAATGGAACCGATCGGCAAAGAGGCCAAGACCTACACCGCCCACTGCTGCGGGCACGCCCACATTGACATGAACTGGATGTGGCCGTGGCAGGAGACTGTCAGCGTCAGCCACGATACCTTCAGCACCGTAGATCGTCTGATGGATGAGTTCCCCGACTTCAAGTTCTCGCAGAGCCAGGCCTCGACATATATTGCGATGGAGGAGTTCTGCCCGGAGGTGTTCGAGGCGATCAAAAAACGCATCGCCGAGGGGCGCTGGGAGCCGACCGCCAGCATGTGGGTCGAGGGCGACAAGAACATGGCGTCCGGCGAGATTCTCTGCCGGCACATGCTCTACACCCGACGCTACTTCAAGCAGCGATTCGGCCTGCCGTACGACGCGATCAAGATCGACTGGGAGTGCGACACCTTCGGACACGCGCACACGCTCCCGGGCATCCTGAACCGGGGCGGAGTCACTCGGTACTACTTCCACCGCACCGGCCCTCAGCAGTGGCTCTACTGGTGGAAGGCGCCCGACGGATCGAAGGTGCTGGGCTACCGCGACAAGCTCGGCTACAACGGCGCGATCGTCCCTGAGGTCATACCCTGGATCGTGGACTACGCGAAGGAGACCGGGCTCAAGGACTGGATGTTCATGTACGGCGTCGGCGATCACGGCGGCGGACCGACTCGCGGCGACCTGATGCGGGCGGCGCAGCTCGACTCGTGGCCGATCTTCCCGACGATCAAGCTCTCGACGACCGACGCGTTTTTCTCGATCGTCGAGAAGCAGGCGGGCCACCTGCCCGTGGTTGACGGCGAGCTGAACTTCGTCTTCGAGGGCTGCTACACATCGCAGAGCAACATCAAACGCGCGAACCGGGTTAGCGAGAACATCCTCCCGGAAGTAGAAGCCCTATCGCTCGTGGCTAACGCGGCGGCGGGCACGCCCTATCCGTCGGAGCAGCTGCTCAAGGCCTGGCGGATGGCGATGTTCAACCAGTTCCACGACATCCTGCCCGGCTCGGGCGTCCACGCGACGTACGAGTACGCCCAGGGGCTCTTCCAGGAGACTCAGGCGATTGCGGGCGCTGTTCGCACGAACGCACTCCGGAAGATCGCCGCGCAGATTGACACATGCAAGGCCACCGGGCTGCAGCCGCCGACCGGTATCTGCGGCGCCTGCATAGGCGACTGCACAGGCGCCGGAGCGGGTGATCCCGGCATCGCAGGCGGGGTCTCCGCATACGCGGTCGGGGCGGTCAACGCGGAGCCGGTGGTGATATTCAACCAGCTCGGCTTCCCGAGATCGGACGTCGTGTACACTAAGGTCTGGAACAAGGACTTCCCGCACGACCGCATATCGGTCCGCGACGAGAAGGGCAATGTCACCCGAGGCCAGGTAGTCGGTCAGGGCGGATACTGGGGACACAACTTCATCACCGTCGCGTTCCCGGCTAAGGACGTCCCGGCAACCGGCTACAAGGTCTACACGATAGACCGGGAGGCGACTCCGGTTTCCGCGGAAGGCGTCAGGGTGATCCAGAGCGCCGGGGCCGGTTCAGGCGGCTACGAGGGTACGCTTCAGGGATGGGACCCCGTCTCGCAGGTCAGGATGGAGAACGAGTTCCTGAGCGTCGAGATAGACCCGCCCTCGGGCGCGATCAGGCATCTCATTGACAAAGCCACGGGGTACGACTTCGTTCCCGAGGGGCAGCTTCTCGGAGTTCTCGAGCACGTACATGAGATCTCCAAGGGCATGACTTCATGGGTGATCGGCAAGATAGACCGGGTGAACGTGCTGTCTCAGGACGGCGACTTCAATGTCGGCCAGCAGGGACCTCATCGCGCCACCGTGATCACCAGGCGCAGGGTAGGCGACTCGACCGTCAGCGTCGAGATCGGCCTCAACTCCGGCAGTCCGATGGTGGACTTCACCGTCCAGGCGCACTGGGTCGAGATCGGCACCCCCGAGAAGGGCATTCCGCAGATCAGGATCGCCTTCCCGACGAGGGTTGCGGACCCGAAGGCGACGTACGAGATCCCGTTCGGCAGCATCCGGCGGCCGGTCAACGGTCAGGAGGTTCCGGCGCTGAAGTGGGCCGACC
This is a stretch of genomic DNA from Armatimonadota bacterium. It encodes these proteins:
- a CDS encoding zf-HC2 domain-containing protein translates to MSCQKVLSLLSAYGDGEAQASDAEMIERHLSECDSCASEWKALQAMTGMLRTTPEVEPPAFLLAQIEAATVNRTGFLARIQRAFDQIPTSARWATAPVAAAIVLMGVLLSNNVQVQTPVAVKSPTGHVEKAIPAAPEVTVEERSSSSAPVVARRFAGSDRTLARSAGRPSDAARTSTGRTADRSAVVNSDAGGIPVVEEPKLETPDEDEPAAPSETTDEPKTVTVARAESGAEASLSAKPSDEKAAESAVVLDDSGAIDQLRSRLASKRSGRVNVGEDRIEGRKHSVGLVSLRF
- a CDS encoding alpha-mannosidase; its protein translation is MDFAKRLDNLYSDFSQLERGVPHLMNRLRAEMDFAAKFADLFPDKKDKWRKLIIKAGEYVKDVLDRAGAVDFENLVCEAEKIMEPIGKEAKTYTAHCCGHAHIDMNWMWPWQETVSVSHDTFSTVDRLMDEFPDFKFSQSQASTYIAMEEFCPEVFEAIKKRIAEGRWEPTASMWVEGDKNMASGEILCRHMLYTRRYFKQRFGLPYDAIKIDWECDTFGHAHTLPGILNRGGVTRYYFHRTGPQQWLYWWKAPDGSKVLGYRDKLGYNGAIVPEVIPWIVDYAKETGLKDWMFMYGVGDHGGGPTRGDLMRAAQLDSWPIFPTIKLSTTDAFFSIVEKQAGHLPVVDGELNFVFEGCYTSQSNIKRANRVSENILPEVEALSLVANAAAGTPYPSEQLLKAWRMAMFNQFHDILPGSGVHATYEYAQGLFQETQAIAGAVRTNALRKIAAQIDTCKATGLQPPTGICGACIGDCTGAGAGDPGIAGGVSAYAVGAVNAEPVVIFNQLGFPRSDVVYTKVWNKDFPHDRISVRDEKGNVTRGQVVGQGGYWGHNFITVAFPAKDVPATGYKVYTIDREATPVSAEGVRVIQSAGAGSGGYEGTLQGWDPVSQVRMENEFLSVEIDPPSGAIRHLIDKATGYDFVPEGQLLGVLEHVHEISKGMTSWVIGKIDRVNVLSQDGDFNVGQQGPHRATVITRRRVGDSTVSVEIGLNSGSPMVDFTVQAHWVEIGTPEKGIPQIRIAFPTRVADPKATYEIPFGSIRRPVNGQEVPALKWADLSGDRVGAKGACGITMVNADKYGHNADRNTLRLTLLRSSFDPDPIPETGDHTIRLAIIPHDGMVSVSDATRAGAAFGLPMNVASTDIHKGKLPPSRGFAEVLTPNVMLASIKKAEDSDAVIIRVYEVEGKDTEARVRLTDLVKPGTPARQVDLMEQPLPKLKAKMEGDVLVVKVPAYGIASVMVG